One genomic segment of Podarcis raffonei isolate rPodRaf1 chromosome 7, rPodRaf1.pri, whole genome shotgun sequence includes these proteins:
- the TXNL4A gene encoding thioredoxin-like protein 4A isoform X2 translates to MYELYDPCTVMFFFRNKHIMIDLGTGNNNKINWAMEDKQEMIDIIETVYRGARKGRGLVVSPKDYSTKYRY, encoded by the exons ATGTATGAACTGTACGATCCCTGtacagtcatgtttttcttcag AAACAAGCACATAATGATTGATTTAGGCActggtaacaacaacaaaattaactgGGCAATGGAGGACAAACAAGAGATGATTGACATCATAGAAACAGTTTATAGAGGAGCACGTAAAGGTAGAGGTCTTGTTGTATCACCCAAGGACTACTCAACCAAATACAGATAttga